From Thermodesulfobacteriota bacterium, the proteins below share one genomic window:
- the ilvN gene encoding acetolactate synthase small subunit produces MRHTISLLVDNEPGVLSRIAGLFSARGFNIESLNVAETTDPDTSRITLVTSGDDWIIEQIIKRFNNMVNVIKVRDLTPLTRVEREMVLVKLEATQETRAEILRTADIFRAKVVDVGPKSYTLELTGDKDKVTAFIDLLTPLGINEIARTGTVAMIRETQIIKRRS; encoded by the coding sequence GTGAGGCATACTATTTCACTTCTTGTAGATAACGAGCCCGGTGTTCTTTCCAGAATCGCCGGATTATTTAGCGCGAGGGGTTTCAATATCGAAAGCTTAAACGTTGCCGAAACCACGGATCCCGATACCTCCCGTATCACACTTGTCACCAGTGGGGATGATTGGATAATTGAACAAATAATAAAGAGATTTAACAACATGGTTAATGTTATCAAGGTAAGGGACCTCACTCCTCTAACACGTGTTGAAAGAGAGATGGTACTTGTCAAGTTAGAGGCAACTCAGGAAACAAGGGCAGAGATACTCAGGACTGCCGATATTTTTCGGGCAAAAGTAGTTGATGTTGGTCCTAAGTCATATACACTTGAGCTAACAGGGGATAAAGATAAGGTTACTGCGTTTATCGACCTTTTAACGCCATTGGGGATAAATGAGATCGCCAGAACTGGTACTGTTGCTATGATAAGAGAGACTCAAATAATTAAACGAAGGAGTTGA
- the ilvB gene encoding biosynthetic-type acetolactate synthase large subunit: protein MARMLGAQMFFETLLHEGVDIIFGLPGGYVLKVYDIMPQYTNGRIRHVLARHEQGATHMADGYARASGRPGVVLCTSGPAATNTVTGIATAQMDSSPIVVFTGQVPTPYLGSDAFQEADHIGITRPCTKHNYLVRKTADLPRAMMEAFYIASTGRPSPVLVDMPKDVLIGEDEFVIPDEINLRGYKPSIKGHPGQIKRAVEMLLSAKRPLIFGGGGLIWGEATEELKELAHRLQIPVTLTLMGLGAYPSDDPLFISMVGMHGSYAANMAVHECDLVLSIGARFDDRATGGNFGKFAPNAKIIHIDIDPSTIDKNIRVHCPIVGDAKNILRQLLDLLPGEIKFDRREWLGQINEWAKNHPLTYNQNGDKILTTYTIDTLSKITNGDAIIVSDVGQHQMWVAQFYKFKRPRTHITSGGLGTMGFGFPAAMGAKFAKPNELVISVAGDGSFQMNMQELATAVENKMDIKIVLLNNRHHGMVRQWQTLFFNSNYSGSYFEVLPDFVKLAESFGAKGLRVTRPDELEATLREGIFSEGVVLIEVVVDCEEMVYPMIAPGGAMNEMILDPVDMA, encoded by the coding sequence ATGGCAAGAATGTTGGGAGCGCAGATGTTTTTTGAGACCTTGTTGCACGAGGGGGTAGACATTATATTCGGTCTTCCCGGGGGGTACGTACTTAAGGTGTATGACATAATGCCTCAGTACACAAATGGTCGCATAAGACACGTCCTGGCAAGGCATGAACAGGGCGCAACACACATGGCGGATGGATACGCCAGGGCATCTGGAAGGCCGGGGGTTGTGCTTTGCACTTCCGGGCCTGCCGCGACGAATACCGTTACTGGTATTGCCACTGCTCAGATGGATTCATCACCTATTGTCGTATTTACCGGACAGGTACCTACCCCTTATCTTGGGAGCGACGCATTTCAGGAAGCTGATCATATCGGAATCACACGTCCGTGCACTAAGCATAACTATCTTGTTAGGAAAACTGCTGATCTGCCGCGTGCAATGATGGAGGCTTTTTATATTGCTAGTACAGGAAGGCCAAGTCCCGTTCTTGTCGATATGCCAAAGGATGTTCTAATCGGTGAGGACGAATTTGTGATTCCAGATGAGATAAATTTGAGGGGTTATAAACCTTCCATAAAGGGTCATCCAGGTCAGATTAAGCGTGCGGTTGAAATGTTGCTCTCGGCAAAGCGTCCACTGATCTTTGGAGGTGGTGGTTTAATTTGGGGTGAAGCAACTGAAGAGCTTAAAGAGCTGGCTCATAGGCTTCAAATCCCGGTTACTCTAACCCTCATGGGACTGGGTGCTTATCCCTCTGATGATCCTCTTTTTATCAGTATGGTGGGGATGCACGGTTCTTATGCTGCTAACATGGCAGTCCACGAGTGTGATTTGGTTTTATCGATCGGTGCGAGGTTCGATGACAGGGCAACGGGAGGGAACTTCGGGAAATTTGCACCTAACGCGAAAATCATACATATCGACATCGATCCATCGACTATAGATAAGAATATTAGGGTTCATTGCCCTATAGTTGGAGATGCAAAAAATATATTGAGGCAGCTTTTGGATCTTCTGCCTGGCGAGATAAAATTTGATAGGAGAGAGTGGCTAGGCCAAATCAATGAATGGGCGAAGAATCATCCACTCACCTATAATCAAAATGGGGATAAGATCTTAACAACATATACGATAGATACGCTGTCTAAGATTACTAATGGCGACGCAATCATTGTCAGCGATGTTGGTCAACATCAGATGTGGGTTGCTCAATTCTACAAATTCAAAAGGCCAAGAACCCACATCACCTCTGGCGGACTCGGTACTATGGGATTTGGTTTTCCGGCTGCCATGGGTGCGAAATTTGCAAAACCCAACGAATTAGTGATAAGTGTGGCAGGGGATGGAAGCTTTCAAATGAACATGCAGGAGCTTGCGACAGCCGTTGAAAACAAGATGGATATAAAGATAGTGCTATTAAATAATCGTCATCATGGTATGGTGAGGCAATGGCAAACGTTGTTTTTTAATAGCAATTATTCAGGATCCTATTTCGAAGTGCTTCCGGATTTCGTTAAGCTAGCGGAGTCGTTTGGTGCTAAGGGACTAAGGGTTACAAGGCCCGACGAGTTAGAAGCCACCCTGAGGGAAGGAATCTTTTCTGAGGGTGTTGTGCTTATCGAAGTTGTTGTAGACTGTGAGGAAATGGTTTATCCGATGATAGCTCCGGGCGGTGCAATGAACGAGATGATTCTAGATCCAGTTGACATGGCATAA